AGGCGGCACTGATGCAGCGCGATCTCGTTGTCGGCCAGCATGAACGACACGCCTTCGTGCTCACCGATCGGCTTACCGAAGGCCGTGCGGGTCTTGGCGTGCTCGACGGCGATGCTCTGGGCCCGTTCGGCGGCACCCAGCCAGCGCATGCAGTGCGTGAGGCGAGCGGGGGCCAGGCGCAACTGGGCGTAGCGCATGGCCTGGCCGCTCTCGCCGAGCAACGATTCCTTGGGCAGCACCAGATTCTCGAAGCTCACCACGCCGTGGCCGCCGACGTAGTTGCGGTCCATGGTGTTCATGGTCCGTTCGATGACGATGCCCGGCGTGCCACCCTCGGTGAGGAACAGGGTCGGCCCCTCGGGCAGATGCGGGTTGGCCTCCAGTTTGGCCATGATGATCCAGGTCTTGGCCCCGTCGGCTCCGGTGATCAGCCACTTGCGGCCGTTGATGGTGAAGTTCTCACCGTCGAAGGTGGCGGTGGTGGCGAGCTGACCGGGGTCGGATCCGGCGCCGCCCGGCTCGGTCATGGCGAAGACCGACCGCTGATGTCCGTTGATCACCGGCATCAGGTATCGGTCGATCTGTTCCGGAGCGGCGACCTTGGACAGCAGGAACATATTGCCCTCGTCGGGGGCCGCGCAGTTCATCGCGACCGGGCCGAGGGTGGACCAGCCGGCCGCCTCGTACAACACGGCCTGCTCGACGTGGGTCAGTCCGCGCCCGCCCAGCGCCTCCGGCGCCTGGATGGTGAGCAGCTTCTCGGCACGAGCCAGTTCGACCAGTTCCTGCCGCAGCTCGTCGTTCGGGCCGTGCGCGGTCAGGCGTGGGTCGCGCTCGAAGGGAACGATCGTGTCGATGACGAACCGGCGTATGCGGTCACGTTCGGCGGCGAGGTCGGCAGGTATCGAGAAGTTAATCATGATTCACCTTTGTTCGGGGCCTGAGTTGGAGCATACGTCGCAATCGGCGCAGGACTGAAGGCAACTGCCCTCATCGATCACCGCCGAACTGCCGCGCACTCCCGTCACCGTTCGCCGGTGGCAGACCCTTCGGCGGTCAACCCAGGATTTCGTGCAGAAACCGCTCGACTTCCGCACGATATGCGGCGGGTTGATCATCGTGGACAAGATGTCC
The genomic region above belongs to Nocardia spumae and contains:
- a CDS encoding acyl-CoA dehydrogenase family protein, producing MINFSIPADLAAERDRIRRFVIDTIVPFERDPRLTAHGPNDELRQELVELARAEKLLTIQAPEALGGRGLTHVEQAVLYEAAGWSTLGPVAMNCAAPDEGNMFLLSKVAAPEQIDRYLMPVINGHQRSVFAMTEPGGAGSDPGQLATTATFDGENFTINGRKWLITGADGAKTWIIMAKLEANPHLPEGPTLFLTEGGTPGIVIERTMNTMDRNYVGGHGVVSFENLVLPKESLLGESGQAMRYAQLRLAPARLTHCMRWLGAAERAQSIAVEHAKTRTAFGKPIGEHEGVSFMLADNEIALHQCRLTIWHACWLMDQGHKGRHESSMAKSYVSEELFKVADRCVQVLGGIGISDETVVEMIFRDMRAFRLYDGPTEVHKWAIGRQILR